The following are encoded together in the Osmerus eperlanus chromosome 18, fOsmEpe2.1, whole genome shotgun sequence genome:
- the ap3b1a gene encoding LOW QUALITY PROTEIN: AP-3 complex subunit beta-1 (The sequence of the model RefSeq protein was modified relative to this genomic sequence to represent the inferred CDS: inserted 1 base in 1 codon), which yields MDGGFSTLRSEAAGAVRTALVSAEHLQLTLTTGLSQEEQGLTHAATNGGPEDAQPSGNDDLKEMLESNKESLKLEAMKRIVGLIAKGKNASELFPAVVKNVASKNIELKKLVYVYLVRYAEEQQDLALLSISTFQRALKDPNQLIRASALRVLSSIRVPIIVPIMMLAIKEAASDLSPYVRKTSAHAIQKLYSLDPEQKEHLIEVIEKLLKDKSTLVAGSVVMAFEEVCPDRIDLIHKNYRKLCNLLVDVEEWGQVVIISMLTRYARTQFTSPWKEDGLFDENSERAFYDSDEERKELACGEAKPYVMDPDHRLLLRNTKPLLQSRNTAVVMSIAQLYWHLAPRHEVGMVTKSLVRLLRSHREVQYIVLQNIATMSIQRKGMFEPYMKSFYVRSTDPTHIKTLKLEILTNLANEANISTILREFQTYVKSQDKAFAAATIQAIGRCATDISEVTDTCLNGLVLLLSNRDETVVAESVVVIKKLLQTQPTQHSDIIKHMAKLFHNISVPMARASILWLIGEYCERVPKIAPDVLRKMAKSFTAEEDIVKLQTVNLAAKLYLTNSKQTKLLTQYILNLGKYDQNYDIRDRTRFIRQLIVPNEKSGALSKYARRILLAPKPAPVLASAYKDRDRFQLGTLSHTLNTKASGYLELSDWPAVAPDQSVRNVEVIEPVTEWAPSLGKTKQGKTKSKAKSDDKFYSDSGEEEEGEEDEDEGSGSSSSEDSSSNSSSEESGSEDDSDDEKSSNDSDKSSSQSEKSSSQSETEQKKKKKTKKAPQKKKAKPTAKDSDSDENGNAPMASSSSPESSSESESASEDDSASDSGTEQKKKKKSPSKPKVEGTPGKEMSLLDLDDCELSNSSLRTSALTLASSSHGSWLICLRTITQGRQKLTNRQTSLGVHSFCVSSLSTKEDQFSVSVQPAVGELFLPVTMTEQDFRIEQGKLLGMNESSATVTMAAENTASQPISKQVASVANXGVVPSGQDNFFRFAGKTASSGALVLVAVEVKEPCTALLTVNTEKSVMGSMLLRDLTLALSQP from the exons TCAAAGAGATGCTGGAGAGCAACAAGGAGTCACTCAAACTGGAGGCCATGAAGAGGATTGTTGGG CTGATCGCCAAAGGGAAGAATGCCTCAGAGCTGTTCCCAGCTGTGGTGAAGAATGTGGCCAGTAAGAACATAGAG ctgaAGAAGTTGGTGTACGTCTACTTGGTGAGGTACGCTGAGGAACAGCAGGACTTGGCTCTCCTGTCCATCAGTACTTTCCAGAGGGCCCTGAAG gaccCTAACCAGCTGATCAGGGCCAGCGCCCTGAGGGTTCTGTCCAGCATCCGCGTGCCCATCATCGTCCCCATCATGATGCTGGCCATCAAGGAGGCGGCCAGCGACCTGTCCCCCTACGTCAGGAAGACGTCGGCCCACGCCATTCAGAAGCTCTACAG cCTGGACCCCGAACAGAAGGAGCACCTGATCGAAGTGATCGAGAAGCTGTTGAAAGACAAAAGCACA CTGGTGGCGGGCAGCGTGGTCATGGCGTTCGAGGAGGTGTGCCCCGACCGCATCGACCTGATCCACAAGAACTACCGCAAGCTGTGCAACCTGCTGGTGGACGTGGAGGAGTGGGGCCAGGTGGTGATCATCTCCATGCTCACCCGCTACGCCCGCACCCAGTTCACCAGCCCCTGGAAGGAG gacgGCCTCTTTGACGAGAACAGCGAGAGGGCGTTCTACGACTCggacgaggagaggaaggagctggCGTGCGGCGAGGCCAAGCCCTACGTGATGGATCCCGACCACAGGCTGCTGCTACGCAACACCAAGCCCCTGCTGCAGAGCAGGAACACAGCT GTGGTGATGTCGATCGCCCAGCTGTACTGGCACCTGGCTCCCAGGCACGAGGTCGGCATGGTGACCAAGTCGCTGGTGCGCCTGCTGAGGAGTCACAG AGAGGTGCAGTACATCGTGTTGCAGAACATCGCGACCATGTCCATTCAGAGGAAG GGCATGTTTGAACCCTACATGAAGAGTTTCTACGTGAGATCTACGGACCCCACCCACATCAAGACACTGAAG ctggAGATCCTGACAAACCTGGCCAACGAAGCCAACATCTCCACCATCCTCCGAGAATTCCAG acCTATGTGAAGAGCCAGGACAAGGCGTTCGCGGCGGCTACCATCCAGGCCATCGGAAGGTGTGCCACGGACATCTCGGAGGTGACGGACACCTGCCTCAACGGCTTGGTGCTGCTGCTCTCCAACAGAGACG agacGGTGGTGGCGGAGAGCGTGGTGGTGATCAAGAAGCTGCTGCAGACCCAGCCCACACAGCACAGCGACATCATCAAGCACATGGCCAAGCTCTTCCACAACATCTCC GTGCCGATGGCGCGGGCCAGCATCTTGTGGCTGATCGGGGAGTACTGCGAGAGGGTTCCCAAGATCGCCCCCGACGTCCTCCGCAAGATGGCCAAGAGCTTCACGGCCGAGGAGGACATCGTCAAGCTGCAGACCGTCAACCTGGCGGCCAAGCTCTATCTGACCAACTCCAAGCAG ACCAAGCTGTTGACCCAGTACATCCTGAACCTGGGGAAGTACGACCAGAACTACGACATCCGAGACCGCACGCGCTTCATCCGCCAGCTGATCGTGCCCAACGAGAAGAGCGGGGCCCTCAGCAAGTACGCCCGGCGCATCCTCCTGGCTCCCAAGCCGGCGCCCGTTCTCGCGTCGGCCTACAAAG ACCGTGACCGCTTCCAGCTAGGCACCCTTTCCCACACCCTCAACACCAAGGCCTCGGGATACCTGgagctctctgattggccggcGGTGGCTCCTGACCAATCGGTGAGGAACGTGGAGGTGATCGAGCCG gtgacagAGTGGGCTCCGTCGCTGGGGAAGACCAAGCAGGGGAAGACCAAGTCTAAAGCCAAGTCAGATGATAAGTTCTACTCTgactctggagaggaggaggagggggaggaggatgaagatgaaggCTCTGGCAGTAGCAGCAGTGaagacagcagcagcaacagtagcagtgaag AGTCGGGCAGCGAGGATGACAGCGACGACGAGAAGAGCAGCAACGACTCTGACAAGagctccagccaatcagagaagaGCTCCAGCCAGTCTGAGAcggaacagaagaagaagaagaagaccaagaaagcaccacagaagaagaaggccAAACCCACAGCCAAAGACAG TGACTCTGACGAGAACGGGAACGCTCCCATGGCCAGCAGCTCGTCTCCTGAGAGCTCCTCTGAGTCCGAGTCCGCTTCTGAAGACGACTCGGCGTCCGACTCGGGCAcggaacagaagaagaagaagaagagcccGTCGAAACCCAAG gtGGAGGGGACACCGGGAAAGGAAATGTCTCTGTTGGACCTAGACGACTGTGAGCTGTCAAACTCTTCTCTGCGCACCTCTGCACTCACATTGGCTTCATCTTCACATGGTTCATGGCTAATTTGTCTCAGAACAATCACTCAGGGAAGACAGAAGCTAACAAACCGACAAACTTCACTAGGAGTCCACA GCTTTTGTGTTTCCTCCCTCAGCACCAAGGAGGACCAGTTCAGCGTGTCCGTGCAGCCTGCTGTGGGGGAGCTGTTCCTGCCCGTCACCATGACCGAGCAGGACTTCCGCATCGAGCAGG GTAAACTGTTGGGTATGAACGAGAGCTCGGCAACCGTCACCATGGCAGCAGAGAACAccgccagccagccaatcagcaagCAGGTAGCCTCTGTGGCCA GTGGCGTGGTTCCATCTGGTCAGGACAACTTCTTCCG GTTTGCGGGGAAGACGGCCAGCAGTGGAGCCTTGGTGCTGGTGGCCGTGGAGGTGAAGGAGCCGTGCACTGCCCTGCTCACCGTCAACACAGAGAAGAGCGTCATGGGCTCCATGCTGCTCCGGGACCTCACGCTGGCCCTGTCTCAGCCCTAG